In the Caballeronia sp. LZ062 genome, one interval contains:
- a CDS encoding DUF5594 family protein, which produces MNRDQTHRFETEIMPRIAEGVARVVDQKLRVEIIPGSNAHEPARLRVSAPPSDQSARTRRYPFDMNVVLTWDDEEIERLLRPGGDARLQRYLDVLGEKLRAWQDAREVDVPTRSQAEPSVLLGGLDFEA; this is translated from the coding sequence TTGAATCGCGATCAGACGCACAGGTTCGAAACCGAAATCATGCCGCGCATTGCCGAGGGCGTGGCTCGCGTGGTCGATCAAAAACTACGCGTGGAAATCATTCCCGGCAGCAATGCGCACGAACCGGCGCGGCTGCGCGTAAGCGCGCCGCCGTCGGATCAGAGCGCGCGCACGCGTCGTTATCCGTTCGATATGAACGTGGTCCTGACATGGGACGACGAAGAGATCGAGCGATTGCTGCGTCCCGGCGGCGACGCGCGTCTGCAGCGTTATCTCGACGTGCTCGGCGAGAAGCTGCGCGCCTGGCAGGATGCCCGCGAAGTGGACGTGCCGACGCGCTCGCAAGCGGAGCCGTCGGTGCTGCTCGGCGGTCTCGACTTCGAGGCGTGA